In Terriglobales bacterium, a genomic segment contains:
- a CDS encoding rhomboid family intramembrane serine protease translates to MPRGYEVTLSFPPFTRTMKWLIAGNAAIFLLTLLMGVGAPRLAAAFIHAFGLVPGLVVKGWLWQLVTYSFLHGDFFHLLYNMLILWMFGTDLELAWGRRRFLDLYFLSLTGAAVVTVLMALAGVLVSMTGPTIGASGGVYGILGAFAVVYGDRRIIILPFPIPLKARYWVGFLVLISVV, encoded by the coding sequence ATGCCCCGCGGATACGAAGTCACGCTCAGCTTCCCTCCCTTCACGCGCACGATGAAGTGGCTGATCGCCGGCAACGCCGCCATCTTCCTGCTCACGCTGCTGATGGGCGTGGGGGCGCCGCGCTTGGCCGCCGCCTTCATCCACGCCTTCGGTCTGGTGCCCGGCCTGGTGGTCAAGGGATGGTTGTGGCAACTGGTGACCTACTCGTTCTTGCACGGCGACTTCTTCCACCTGCTGTACAACATGCTCATCCTCTGGATGTTCGGCACGGACCTGGAGCTGGCTTGGGGACGCCGGCGCTTTCTCGACCTCTACTTCCTCAGCCTGACCGGCGCGGCGGTCGTGACGGTGCTGATGGCGCTCGCCGGCGTGCTGGTAAGCATGACAGGGCCCACCATCGGAGCCTCGGGCGGCGTGTACGGCATCCTGGGGGCGTTCGCCGTTGTCTACGGCGACCGGCGCATCATCATCCTGCCGTTCCCCATCCCGCTCAAGGCGCGCTACTGGGTGGGCTTCCTGGTGCTGATCTCGGTGGTCG
- a CDS encoding M20/M25/M40 family metallo-hydrolase produces MRIPGHILTAILALALVPGAAAQSAPAGPPASPSPATLSSARDSRIVAALRQVSAARIRANIEKLAGFGTRHTLSAADAEAVRSGRGIGAAREWIKQEFESYSRACGGCLEVEFQSFTQGTSERVPQPTEIVNVVATLRGTDPANAGRLYVVTGHYDSRNSDPLDATGDAPGANDDASGTAVSLECARVLSQHRFPATIVFMAVAGEEQGLFGSRYFARTAREKNLNLGGVLNNDIVGGNRTPGDTLQNRNLVRVFSEGIPLNATEQELRLIRATGGENDSASRQLARYIRDTARLYLRGPFAPMPVFRRDRYLRGGDHTPFNEFGYAAVRFTEFREDYNHQHQNPRTEKGIEYGDLPRFVDYEYVANVARLNAATLASLAAAPAPPANVRLLTKELENDSTLVWEPSPGGLATGYEVLWRSTTAPYWENVKPVGNVTRATLKMSKDNVILAVRAVGAQGHRSLAVVPTPER; encoded by the coding sequence GTGCGCATCCCCGGCCATATCCTGACTGCCATCCTGGCTCTGGCGCTCGTCCCGGGAGCAGCGGCTCAGAGCGCCCCCGCGGGCCCTCCCGCTTCGCCCTCCCCGGCAACGTTATCGTCGGCGCGCGATTCGCGCATTGTGGCGGCGCTGCGCCAGGTTTCCGCAGCCCGTATCCGCGCCAACATCGAGAAGCTGGCGGGCTTCGGGACGCGGCACACACTCTCCGCGGCCGATGCGGAAGCAGTGCGCTCCGGGCGCGGCATCGGCGCCGCCCGAGAATGGATCAAGCAGGAATTCGAAAGCTACTCACGCGCCTGCGGAGGCTGCCTTGAAGTGGAGTTCCAAAGCTTCACACAGGGAACCTCTGAGCGCGTGCCGCAGCCGACGGAGATCGTCAACGTGGTCGCTACCTTGCGCGGCACCGATCCGGCGAACGCCGGCCGCCTCTACGTGGTGACCGGCCACTACGACTCGCGCAATTCCGATCCGCTGGACGCCACCGGCGACGCCCCCGGCGCCAATGACGACGCCTCCGGCACGGCCGTGAGCCTGGAGTGCGCGCGCGTCTTGAGCCAGCACCGCTTCCCCGCGACCATCGTGTTCATGGCCGTGGCCGGGGAGGAACAAGGACTGTTCGGCAGCCGCTATTTCGCCCGCACCGCGCGGGAGAAGAATCTCAACCTCGGCGGCGTGCTGAACAACGACATCGTGGGCGGCAACCGCACGCCCGGCGACACCCTGCAGAATCGCAATCTGGTGCGCGTGTTCTCCGAAGGCATTCCGCTGAATGCGACGGAGCAGGAACTGCGTCTCATCCGCGCGACCGGCGGCGAGAACGACTCCGCCTCGCGCCAGCTCGCCCGCTACATCCGCGACACCGCGCGCCTCTACCTGCGCGGGCCGTTCGCGCCCATGCCGGTCTTCCGCCGCGACCGCTACCTGCGCGGCGGCGACCACACTCCCTTCAACGAGTTCGGCTACGCCGCCGTGCGCTTCACCGAGTTCCGCGAGGATTACAACCATCAGCACCAGAACCCGCGCACGGAAAAAGGCATCGAGTACGGCGATCTTCCCAGGTTCGTGGACTACGAATACGTAGCCAACGTGGCGCGCCTGAACGCCGCCACACTGGCCTCGCTGGCGGCGGCGCCCGCGCCCCCGGCCAACGTCCGCCTGTTGACCAAGGAGCTGGAGAACGACTCGACGCTGGTGTGGGAACCCTCGCCCGGGGGCCTGGCCACGGGCTACGAAGTGCTGTGGCGCTCGACCACCGCGCCCTACTGGGAGAACGTGAAGCCGGTAGGCAACGTCACCCGCGCGACGCTCAAGATGTCCAAGGACAACGTCATTCTCGCGGTGCGGGCCGTGGGCGCCCAAGGCCACCGCAGCCTGGCGGTGGTGCCGACACCGGAGCGATGA
- a CDS encoding carboxypeptidase-like regulatory domain-containing protein → MTTRSVRALALPLLVAAVCSAALESARAWGPEPKDDPRKPYALIFGTVWGPDSRPVQGVKIKVRRAHEKKARWEMYSDRRGEFAVRLPAGKQEYVVWADIKGPRDRPKPEVRVHIENDERADIGLHLTE, encoded by the coding sequence GTGACTACTCGTAGCGTGCGCGCCCTCGCCCTTCCGCTGCTGGTCGCCGCGGTGTGCAGCGCGGCGCTGGAGAGCGCTCGGGCCTGGGGTCCCGAACCGAAAGACGATCCTCGCAAACCCTATGCGCTGATTTTCGGCACGGTCTGGGGGCCGGACTCGCGGCCGGTGCAGGGCGTCAAGATCAAGGTCCGCCGCGCCCACGAGAAAAAAGCCCGCTGGGAGATGTACTCCGACCGCCGCGGGGAGTTCGCCGTGCGGCTGCCTGCCGGCAAGCAGGAATACGTGGTGTGGGCAGACATCAAGGGCCCCAGGGACCGGCCCAAACCGGAAGTCCGTGTGCACATAGAAAACGACGAGCGTGCCGACATCGGCCTGCATCTAACGGAGTAG
- a CDS encoding carboxypeptidase-like regulatory domain-containing protein, which yields MGRKSFVCLALFAILGAALPLLSADQQDNTRSLSGQVMTSQNEPLPNAIVYLKNQKTLGVRTFVAEADGGYRFGGLSPNVDYQVYAEYQGKRSDTKTLSSFDSRKKVVIHLRIDPAK from the coding sequence GTGGGACGTAAGTCCTTTGTTTGCTTGGCGTTGTTTGCGATTTTGGGCGCTGCTCTGCCGCTTCTTTCCGCCGACCAGCAGGACAACACCCGTTCGCTCTCCGGGCAGGTGATGACCTCGCAGAACGAGCCACTGCCCAACGCCATCGTCTACCTGAAGAACCAGAAGACGCTGGGTGTGCGGACGTTCGTCGCCGAGGCCGACGGTGGCTACCGCTTCGGCGGCCTCTCGCCCAACGTGGATTACCAGGTCTACGCCGAGTACCAGGGCAAGCGCTCGGACACCAAGACGCTCAGCTCTTTCGACAGCCGCAAGAAGGTCGTCATCCACCTGCGCATCGACCCGGCGAAGTAA
- a CDS encoding 30S ribosomal protein S1, translated as MSDPKPTNPENNPINPEATAATPAVPAPEAAPPTVAAPTAPSSTEPAGEKETVDFAQALETYTAETEGVLDEKVHTGTVLKITPTHVVVDVGLKSEGLVPIAQFQDHAGNVKVKPGDEIPVMLERGEHEEGYVLLSYEKAQRLKVWDDIEKAYHENRAIHGKVVERVKGGLSVDIGARAFLPGSQADIRPVRNLDSLVGQEFDVRIVKLNKKRGNIVVSRKQLLEEEIAAKRSKTLEHLEEGAVLTGTVKNLTDYGAFIDLGGIDGLLHITDMSWGRLTHPRDLVHVGDEIQVKVLKFDKEKQRVSLGFKQLTPDPWLDAAHRYPVGARVKGRVISVTDYGAFIELEQGIEGLVHVSEMTWSKRMKHPSKVVKVGDEVEVVVLDVNPGDRRISLGLRQLLANPWESLQERFPVGTVVEGRVRNLTEFGAFVEIEDGIDGLVHVSDISWTKRVKHPSEVLKKGDRVKTVILAIDSKNRRLSLGIKQLQPDSWEAFCNSHHVGDVVHGKVVRSAPFGYFVEVADGVEALCHTSEAVDEHGTQMKLEPGAEHNFRILKMSPQEKKIGLSLRAVGKEGSRAEVEAYKHSASSATSTIEELMSLKRAGNGQN; from the coding sequence TTGTCAGACCCGAAGCCGACCAACCCCGAAAACAACCCGATCAACCCGGAAGCGACTGCCGCAACGCCCGCAGTTCCAGCGCCGGAGGCTGCACCCCCGACCGTAGCAGCTCCAACGGCGCCCTCGAGTACGGAGCCCGCGGGCGAGAAAGAAACCGTAGATTTCGCCCAGGCGCTCGAAACCTACACGGCCGAAACCGAGGGCGTGCTGGATGAGAAGGTCCACACCGGCACCGTGCTCAAGATCACGCCCACGCACGTGGTGGTGGACGTGGGCCTGAAATCCGAAGGGCTGGTGCCCATCGCCCAGTTCCAGGATCACGCGGGCAACGTCAAGGTGAAGCCGGGCGACGAGATCCCGGTGATGCTGGAGCGCGGCGAGCATGAGGAAGGCTACGTCCTGCTCTCCTACGAGAAAGCCCAACGGCTGAAAGTGTGGGACGACATCGAGAAGGCCTACCACGAGAATCGGGCCATCCACGGCAAGGTGGTGGAGCGCGTGAAGGGCGGCCTCTCGGTGGACATCGGGGCGCGCGCGTTCCTGCCCGGTTCGCAGGCCGATATCCGCCCGGTGCGCAACCTGGATTCGCTGGTGGGTCAGGAATTCGACGTCCGCATCGTCAAGCTGAACAAGAAGCGCGGCAACATTGTGGTCTCGCGGAAGCAGCTGCTGGAGGAAGAGATTGCGGCCAAGCGTTCGAAAACGCTGGAGCATCTGGAAGAAGGCGCCGTCCTCACCGGCACGGTGAAGAACCTCACCGACTACGGCGCGTTCATCGACCTGGGCGGCATCGACGGCCTGCTGCACATCACCGACATGTCCTGGGGACGGCTCACGCACCCGCGCGACCTGGTGCACGTGGGCGATGAGATCCAGGTGAAAGTGCTCAAGTTCGACAAGGAGAAGCAGCGCGTCTCCCTGGGCTTCAAGCAACTGACCCCGGATCCGTGGCTGGACGCGGCGCACCGCTATCCGGTAGGCGCGCGGGTGAAGGGCCGCGTCATCTCGGTGACCGATTACGGCGCTTTCATCGAGCTGGAGCAGGGCATCGAGGGCCTGGTGCACGTCAGCGAAATGACGTGGTCCAAGCGCATGAAGCATCCGTCGAAGGTCGTCAAGGTCGGCGACGAGGTGGAGGTGGTGGTGCTGGACGTGAATCCCGGCGACCGCCGCATCTCGCTGGGCCTGCGCCAGCTTCTGGCCAACCCGTGGGAGTCGTTGCAGGAGCGCTTCCCCGTCGGCACCGTGGTGGAGGGCCGGGTGCGCAACCTCACCGAGTTTGGCGCCTTCGTGGAGATCGAGGACGGCATCGACGGCCTGGTGCACGTCAGCGATATCAGTTGGACCAAGCGCGTCAAGCATCCGTCGGAGGTGCTGAAGAAGGGCGACCGGGTGAAGACCGTCATCCTGGCCATCGACAGCAAGAACCGCCGGCTGTCGCTGGGGATCAAGCAGCTCCAGCCCGACTCCTGGGAGGCGTTCTGCAACAGCCACCATGTCGGCGACGTGGTGCACGGCAAAGTGGTGCGCTCGGCCCCGTTCGGCTACTTCGTGGAAGTGGCGGACGGCGTCGAGGCCCTGTGCCACACCTCCGAGGCCGTGGACGAGCACGGCACACAGATGAAGCTGGAGCCCGGCGCGGAGCACAACTTCCGCATCCTCAAGATGAGCCCGCAGGAGAAGAAAATCGGGCTCAGTCTGCGCGCCGTGGGCAAGGAAGGCAGCCGCGCCGAGGTCGAAGCTTACAAGCACTCCGCTTCCAGCGCCACTTCGACCATCGAAGAGCTGATGTCGCTGAAGCGCGCGGGCAACGGGCAGAACTAG
- a CDS encoding HIT domain-containing protein — protein MDYLWTPWRYAYVTQTDKAPACIFCEKIKEKDDRKALIVHRGPHCYIVLNAYPYTPGHVMVVPYEHLDELQKLPGPTAQEMMTLSQRMEGVLRELYKPDGINLGMNIGKAAGAGVAGHVHMHVLPRWIADSNFMSAVAETRVLPETLETTWERVKGKLRD, from the coding sequence ATGGATTACCTGTGGACGCCCTGGCGCTACGCCTACGTCACCCAGACCGACAAGGCCCCCGCTTGCATCTTCTGCGAGAAAATCAAGGAAAAGGACGATCGCAAGGCGCTCATCGTGCACCGCGGCCCGCACTGCTACATTGTCCTGAACGCCTATCCCTATACGCCCGGGCACGTGATGGTGGTGCCCTACGAGCACCTCGACGAACTGCAGAAGCTGCCGGGGCCGACCGCGCAGGAGATGATGACGCTTTCGCAGCGCATGGAAGGCGTGCTCCGGGAACTCTACAAGCCGGACGGCATCAACCTGGGGATGAACATCGGCAAGGCCGCCGGCGCCGGCGTCGCCGGGCACGTCCACATGCACGTCCTGCCGCGCTGGATCGCGGATTCGAACTTCATGTCCGCCGTGGCCGAAACCAGGGTGCTGCCGGAGACGCTGGAGACCACGTGGGAAAGAGTGAAGGGAAAACTAAGGGATTGA
- the ligA gene encoding NAD-dependent DNA ligase LigA, producing MAAAKEVAQKIEKLRDQIRYHEHRYYVLDSPEISDAEFDRLVLELKRLEAEHPELVTPDSPTQRVGGKPAEGFRKVEHSRPMLSLDNAYSEEELADWERRVHELTGRKEVAYVCELKLDGMSLALTYEDGQLVRGVTRGDGTVGEDVTTNVRTIRSVPLSVPVATRKKAGLPADFEVRGEVIMPLAAFRKMNEERERQGLSQFANPRNAAAGTIRTLEPNIVAQRRLDFFAYFLLVKGRYYFERHSEALEALKTAGFKVNRHYTVAKNLAEVLRFIREWEEKREKLPHEIDGVVIKVDSTALQDELGYTGRAPRWAIAYKYAARAGTTRVEDIIVQVGRTGKLTPVAVLTPVPIGGTTVSRATLHNMDEIERLGLKIGDFVEVERGGDVIPKVTRVVEDKQHPRGHKKFHMPSECPVCHGHVVRDEGEVDHRCVNANCPAKLKETIRHFAARPVMNIEGMGEALVDQLCDRGLVKSVADIYDLTKDQLVALERMGEKSAQNLLDEIEASKKLPLERVIYGLGIRFVGERTAQLLAEHFGSLDALMDASKEELQQVAEVGPRVSESIRSFFDERRNRELVERLRKAGLTFEAKKRKRGTKLAGKTFVLTGTLAHYSRDEARRMIEDAGGKVTGSVSKKTDYVVAGADPGSKLDRARELGVKVIGEKEMEKLVE from the coding sequence ATGGCCGCGGCGAAGGAGGTAGCGCAGAAGATCGAGAAGCTGCGCGACCAGATTCGGTACCACGAGCATCGCTACTACGTGCTCGACAGCCCGGAGATCTCCGACGCCGAGTTCGACCGGCTGGTGCTCGAGCTCAAGCGGCTGGAGGCCGAACATCCCGAGCTGGTGACGCCGGATTCGCCCACGCAGCGGGTGGGCGGCAAGCCGGCGGAGGGCTTCCGCAAAGTGGAGCACTCGCGGCCCATGCTCTCGCTCGACAACGCCTACAGCGAGGAAGAACTGGCCGACTGGGAGCGGCGGGTGCACGAGCTCACCGGGCGCAAGGAAGTGGCCTACGTCTGCGAACTGAAGCTGGACGGCATGTCGCTGGCGCTGACCTACGAAGACGGACAACTGGTGCGCGGCGTCACGCGCGGCGACGGCACGGTGGGCGAGGACGTAACCACCAACGTGCGCACCATCCGCTCGGTACCGCTTTCGGTCCCGGTCGCGACGCGCAAGAAGGCCGGACTGCCAGCCGACTTTGAAGTTCGCGGCGAGGTCATCATGCCGCTGGCCGCGTTCCGCAAGATGAACGAAGAGCGCGAGCGCCAGGGACTTTCGCAGTTCGCCAACCCGAGGAACGCCGCCGCCGGGACCATCCGGACGCTGGAGCCGAATATCGTCGCCCAGCGGCGGCTGGACTTCTTCGCCTACTTCCTGCTGGTCAAGGGACGTTACTACTTTGAGCGGCACTCGGAGGCGCTCGAAGCCCTGAAGACCGCGGGCTTCAAGGTGAACCGGCATTACACCGTGGCCAAAAACCTGGCGGAAGTGCTGCGTTTCATCCGCGAGTGGGAAGAAAAGCGCGAGAAGCTACCGCACGAAATCGACGGCGTGGTGATCAAAGTGGATTCCACGGCGCTGCAGGACGAGCTGGGCTACACGGGCAGGGCGCCGCGCTGGGCCATCGCCTACAAGTACGCGGCGCGCGCCGGAACGACCCGGGTGGAAGACATCATTGTGCAGGTGGGCCGCACCGGAAAACTGACGCCGGTGGCCGTGCTCACGCCCGTGCCCATCGGCGGAACAACCGTCTCGCGCGCCACACTGCACAACATGGATGAGATCGAGCGCCTGGGCCTGAAGATCGGCGACTTCGTCGAGGTGGAGCGCGGCGGCGACGTTATCCCCAAGGTCACGCGCGTGGTGGAGGACAAACAGCATCCGCGCGGCCACAAGAAGTTCCACATGCCGAGCGAATGTCCTGTTTGCCACGGGCATGTGGTGCGCGACGAAGGCGAGGTGGACCATCGCTGCGTCAACGCCAACTGTCCCGCCAAGCTGAAGGAGACCATCCGCCACTTCGCCGCGCGCCCGGTGATGAACATCGAGGGCATGGGTGAGGCGCTGGTAGACCAGCTCTGCGACCGCGGCCTGGTGAAAAGCGTGGCCGATATCTACGACCTCACGAAAGACCAGCTGGTCGCGCTGGAGCGCATGGGGGAAAAGTCGGCGCAGAACCTGCTCGATGAGATCGAGGCCTCGAAGAAGCTGCCGCTGGAGCGGGTGATTTACGGCCTGGGCATCCGCTTCGTCGGCGAGCGCACGGCGCAACTGCTGGCCGAACACTTCGGTTCACTTGATGCCTTGATGGACGCGAGCAAAGAAGAATTGCAGCAGGTGGCCGAGGTCGGCCCGCGCGTTTCGGAGAGTATCCGGTCGTTTTTCGACGAGAGGCGCAACCGTGAACTGGTAGAACGCCTGCGCAAGGCGGGCCTGACCTTCGAGGCGAAGAAGAGGAAGCGCGGGACCAAGCTCGCAGGCAAAACCTTTGTGTTGACCGGTACGCTCGCGCACTACTCACGCGACGAAGCCCGGCGCATGATCGAGGACGCAGGCGGCAAGGTCACGGGCTCAGTGAGTAAGAAGACGGATTACGTAGTCGCCGGTGCGGACCCCGGATCCAAGCTGGATAGGGCGCGAGAGCTTGGAGTGAAGGTGATTGGGGAGAAAGAGATGGAGAAGCTCGTAGAGTGA
- a CDS encoding DUF1579 family protein, which yields METLRVTMLVLAVVALVLPAASQKEKKQKAAPAWSAPKPAPEMEKLARMMVGTWTSTEKHEPSPFNPAGGAGKGVFKVSLGPGGHSLIEQYNSRGAMGKFNGHGMTFWDPKARVFRGVWCDNMTAGCEVSVGQWEGDNLVFLSEGEMEGKKTKLKMIYSGFKANGFDFGIDMSVAEAPMARTMTIKYTRARAQVAAAPAPAQ from the coding sequence ATGGAGACTTTGCGCGTGACGATGTTGGTTCTCGCCGTGGTGGCGCTGGTTCTGCCCGCCGCGTCTCAGAAAGAAAAGAAGCAGAAGGCGGCCCCGGCCTGGTCCGCTCCCAAGCCCGCTCCGGAGATGGAGAAGCTGGCCAGGATGATGGTCGGCACGTGGACCAGCACCGAGAAGCACGAACCCAGCCCGTTCAATCCCGCCGGCGGCGCCGGCAAGGGAGTGTTCAAGGTGAGCCTGGGTCCGGGCGGCCACTCGCTCATCGAGCAGTACAATTCGCGCGGCGCCATGGGCAAGTTCAACGGCCACGGCATGACCTTCTGGGATCCCAAGGCCAGGGTTTTCCGCGGCGTCTGGTGTGACAATATGACCGCCGGCTGCGAGGTCTCCGTGGGCCAGTGGGAGGGCGACAACCTGGTCTTCCTCAGCGAAGGCGAGATGGAAGGCAAGAAGACCAAGCTGAAAATGATCTACAGCGGCTTTAAGGCCAACGGCTTCGACTTCGGGATCGACATGTCGGTGGCCGAGGCTCCCATGGCGCGCACTATGACCATCAAGTACACGCGCGCCAGGGCGCAAGTCGCCGCGGCCCCTGCCCCGGCGCAATAG
- a CDS encoding diacylglycerol kinase family protein — MRRAALLYNPASGVRRERRAADVEAVRRVLESAGIEASAVPTRHAGSAAEQAAEAIAAGCDAILACGGDGTVHEALQGIVATGSRTPLGVIPLGTGNALANDLGLSRDPAQAAQALVQGATQRIALGRMEYTAANGSTGSRWFVLMAGCGPDACMLYSMNLAAKAHIGMGAYYWQAGWMFLTRRFPPFEAEVTEPGGAQHTLTVCQMMAVRISYFGGALRRLAPGAALNRDCLRVLLYRPPVKPRYFLYLLGVFLGINWRVPGVEAMDATEVVCRASKNEARTVHAEADGELLGRLPVRVSIVPDALTLLVPRRPS; from the coding sequence ATGCGCAGGGCTGCGCTCCTCTACAATCCGGCTTCCGGCGTGCGTCGGGAGCGCCGCGCCGCCGACGTGGAGGCCGTACGCCGGGTGCTGGAATCTGCCGGTATCGAGGCGTCCGCCGTCCCCACGCGCCACGCCGGCAGTGCTGCCGAGCAAGCCGCTGAAGCCATAGCCGCGGGCTGTGATGCCATCCTCGCCTGCGGCGGCGACGGCACCGTGCACGAAGCCCTGCAGGGCATCGTCGCGACCGGCAGCCGTACCCCCCTGGGCGTCATCCCGCTGGGTACGGGGAACGCGCTGGCCAACGATTTGGGGCTCTCGCGCGATCCCGCGCAAGCCGCCCAGGCCCTGGTCCAGGGCGCAACGCAGCGCATCGCTCTGGGCCGCATGGAATACACCGCGGCCAACGGCTCCACCGGCTCGCGCTGGTTCGTCTTGATGGCCGGTTGCGGTCCCGATGCCTGCATGCTCTATTCCATGAATCTGGCTGCCAAGGCGCACATCGGCATGGGTGCGTACTACTGGCAGGCCGGATGGATGTTCCTGACCCGCCGCTTTCCGCCCTTCGAGGCGGAAGTGACCGAGCCCGGCGGCGCGCAGCACACGCTCACCGTCTGCCAGATGATGGCGGTGCGCATCTCCTATTTCGGCGGGGCGCTGCGGCGGCTGGCGCCCGGGGCCGCGCTCAATCGCGACTGCCTGCGCGTGCTCCTCTACCGCCCTCCGGTCAAGCCGCGCTACTTCCTCTATCTGCTGGGAGTCTTTCTGGGAATCAACTGGCGTGTGCCGGGTGTCGAAGCCATGGACGCGACCGAAGTGGTCTGCCGCGCCTCGAAGAACGAGGCGCGCACAGTGCATGCCGAAGCCGATGGCGAACTGCTGGGCAGGCTGCCGGTGCGCGTCTCTATCGTGCCGGATGCGCTCACCCTGCTGGTGCCGCGACGTCCATCCTGA
- a CDS encoding metal-dependent hydrolase has product MEPVAHFLTNLCVSRAGLNRTTSLATAMMVASAEMPDIDLLWNLGGPAAGFGAHRGFTHTLLGAPLVGALSLAVVWLWYRLRLRLKRPPPTPPRWRRLFLYGCLGGILHILLDFTNSYGVRPFAPFYDRWVAWDTVYIIEPVMLVILVAGLVLPSLFALIQEEVASRRMLTRGRGGAVFALIALVFFWGVRDYQHRRAVAALEARIYQGEDPIRVSAFPYPVNPFLWYAVAETREFYASMHVNSFTATVDPEDRMEIRYKSQDTPVTLAAKDSPLGRVYMHWARYPMLEVEPISPTEGGGYLVRFYDLRYVYPEPGSRRPLQALVELDRDLRAVAEQMSGRRRLLR; this is encoded by the coding sequence GTGGAACCCGTTGCCCATTTCCTCACCAACCTGTGCGTGAGCCGCGCCGGCCTGAACCGTACTACGTCGCTGGCCACGGCCATGATGGTGGCCAGCGCCGAGATGCCCGACATCGACCTGCTGTGGAACCTGGGCGGTCCGGCGGCGGGATTCGGCGCGCACCGCGGCTTCACCCACACGCTGTTGGGCGCCCCACTCGTCGGTGCGTTGTCGCTGGCCGTGGTGTGGCTCTGGTACCGGCTGCGTTTGCGCCTGAAGCGCCCGCCGCCCACGCCCCCGCGCTGGCGCCGGTTGTTCCTCTACGGATGCCTGGGCGGCATCCTTCACATCCTGCTGGACTTCACCAACAGCTACGGCGTTCGCCCCTTCGCGCCGTTCTACGACCGCTGGGTCGCCTGGGACACGGTCTACATCATCGAGCCGGTGATGCTGGTGATCCTGGTGGCCGGGCTGGTGCTCCCCTCGCTGTTCGCCCTCATCCAGGAGGAAGTAGCCTCGCGGCGCATGCTTACGCGCGGGCGCGGCGGCGCCGTGTTCGCGCTCATTGCTCTGGTCTTCTTCTGGGGCGTACGCGATTATCAGCACCGCCGGGCCGTGGCCGCGCTCGAGGCCCGCATCTACCAGGGTGAGGATCCCATCCGCGTCTCCGCCTTTCCCTATCCCGTGAATCCGTTCCTGTGGTACGCGGTGGCGGAGACCCGGGAGTTCTACGCCTCCATGCACGTCAATTCGTTCACCGCCACCGTTGACCCGGAAGATCGCATGGAGATCCGCTACAAAAGCCAGGACACACCCGTCACCCTGGCCGCGAAGGACTCCCCTCTGGGCCGCGTGTACATGCACTGGGCGCGCTATCCCATGCTGGAAGTGGAGCCCATCAGCCCCACCGAGGGTGGCGGCTACCTGGTGCGCTTCTATGACCTGCGCTACGTCTACCCGGAGCCGGGCAGCCGGCGGCCGTTGCAGGCGCTGGTCGAGCTGGACCGCGACCTGCGTGCCGTGGCCGAGCAGATGAGCGGCCGTCGCAGGCTGCTGCGCTGA
- a CDS encoding DUF6580 family putative transport protein, translated as MLAYLFVALATALRFLPPMLNFTPVGASLLFFGARQPRRRLWIPVLMLAASDVVLNRFVYGYPFTADLPITWAWYATILLLGGLLRENDRPLRLAGAALATSVSFFLVSNFAVWAVWNMYPKTLEGLLACYAAAVPFFRNTLASDLVFTVVFFGLPALVASFSHSPHEDRRTAA; from the coding sequence ATGCTCGCTTACCTGTTCGTCGCGCTCGCCACCGCCCTGCGCTTCCTGCCGCCCATGCTGAACTTCACGCCGGTAGGCGCGTCGCTGCTCTTCTTTGGAGCGCGCCAGCCACGGCGCCGTCTGTGGATCCCGGTGCTCATGCTCGCCGCCTCGGATGTGGTCCTGAACCGCTTCGTGTACGGCTATCCGTTCACCGCCGACCTGCCCATCACCTGGGCGTGGTACGCGACCATCCTGCTGTTGGGCGGATTGCTGCGCGAGAACGACCGCCCGCTGCGCCTGGCCGGTGCGGCGCTGGCCACCTCGGTTTCGTTCTTCCTGGTGAGCAACTTTGCCGTCTGGGCGGTCTGGAACATGTACCCGAAGACGCTCGAAGGACTGCTGGCCTGCTACGCGGCCGCCGTGCCCTTCTTCCGCAACACGCTGGCCTCAGACCTGGTGTTCACCGTGGTGTTCTTCGGATTGCCCGCGCTGGTGGCTTCCTTTTCGCACTCCCCGCACGAGGATCGTCGCACCGCCGCGTAG